A single Agrococcus sp. ARC_14 DNA region contains:
- a CDS encoding MFS transporter yields the protein MTTHSTGPETQQSELLETGTVNVIRKPELGRAVRGTFVGNVMEWYDVGAFGYLIVTLGPIFLPDADPSTQVIFLLGTFAATYLFRPLGGMFFGWLGDRIGRKRVLFLTLTLVAAATFLIGLLPDYGMIGVSAPVLLVLLKVLQGFSAGGEFTGALTYITESSPDRKRGFYAAFLDGGSYLGFALGAVLVTALQVGFGQQALEDGLWRVPFLLAGPLAVVAIYIRLKVTESPQFTAELALAGVGETGREHLRVRPLRSLAENWRGIVMVIVLVAAANSAGYAFTSYMPTYLATVEQYDAVQSNLLTVPLLLLMACSMPFVGMLSDRIGRKPVLFIASGWVIVLGIPAFLLIGSGSTLGVLLGLALVGAPVALYMGTLASTYPALFPTRSRSTSLGFAYNISIAVFGGTAPLVIDSLIRWSGDDLAAAYYLIGMSVVGMLAVVFLAESARKPLLGSAPNVETDLEAQEINESGLAADRSP from the coding sequence ATGACGACGCACTCCACCGGCCCCGAGACGCAACAGTCGGAACTCCTAGAGACGGGCACCGTCAACGTGATCCGCAAACCCGAGCTGGGCCGAGCGGTGCGCGGGACCTTCGTCGGTAACGTGATGGAGTGGTACGACGTCGGTGCGTTCGGCTACTTGATCGTCACACTCGGCCCGATCTTCCTGCCGGACGCCGACCCGTCCACGCAGGTCATCTTCCTGCTCGGCACCTTCGCGGCGACCTACCTGTTCCGTCCGCTCGGCGGCATGTTCTTCGGATGGCTGGGCGACCGCATCGGGCGCAAGCGCGTGCTGTTCCTGACACTGACCCTCGTTGCCGCGGCGACCTTCCTCATCGGGCTGCTGCCCGATTACGGGATGATCGGTGTCTCCGCTCCCGTGCTGCTGGTGCTGCTGAAGGTGCTGCAAGGCTTCTCGGCAGGCGGCGAGTTCACGGGTGCTCTCACCTATATCACGGAGTCCTCGCCAGACCGCAAGCGAGGCTTCTACGCGGCATTCCTCGACGGCGGCAGCTATCTCGGCTTCGCGCTTGGTGCGGTGCTCGTCACCGCGCTGCAGGTGGGCTTCGGGCAGCAGGCGCTTGAAGATGGGTTATGGCGCGTGCCGTTCCTGCTGGCGGGCCCGTTGGCGGTCGTCGCGATCTACATCCGCCTCAAGGTCACTGAGTCGCCGCAGTTCACCGCCGAGCTCGCCCTTGCCGGTGTCGGAGAGACGGGTCGCGAGCACCTGCGGGTGCGACCGCTGCGGTCGTTGGCCGAGAACTGGCGCGGCATCGTCATGGTGATCGTGCTGGTAGCCGCCGCGAACAGCGCCGGCTATGCCTTCACCTCGTACATGCCCACCTACCTTGCGACGGTCGAGCAGTACGACGCGGTGCAGAGCAACTTGCTGACGGTCCCGCTGCTCCTGCTCATGGCGTGCTCGATGCCATTCGTCGGCATGCTCTCTGACCGCATCGGTCGCAAGCCAGTGCTCTTCATCGCATCTGGCTGGGTCATCGTGCTGGGAATTCCCGCCTTCCTCCTCATCGGCAGCGGCTCGACCCTCGGGGTGCTGTTGGGACTCGCGCTCGTGGGCGCGCCCGTCGCGCTCTACATGGGCACCCTGGCGTCGACCTACCCGGCGCTGTTCCCGACCCGCTCGAGGAGCACGAGCCTGGGCTTCGCCTACAACATCTCGATCGCCGTGTTCGGCGGCACGGCGCCGCTGGTGATCGACAGCCTCATCCGGTGGAGCGGCGACGACCTCGCCGCCGCCTACTACCTGATCGGCATGTCGGTCGTCGGCATGCTTGCGGTGGTGTTCCTGGCCGAATCTGCCCGGAAGCCGCTGCTCGGGTCGGCGCCGAACGTCGAAACCGATCTCGAGGCGCAGGAGATCAACGAGTCAGGGCTCGCCGCGGATCGTTCGCCCTG
- a CDS encoding MFS transporter — protein sequence MTDTDQAAPPRRPTPLAGKRRVLASAFVGTTIEWYDFYLYGTASALIFSTQFFPQGSALAGTVASFATLAVGIVVRPLGGIIAGHLGDRIGRKSLLVASLLLMGVATAIIGLLPTFATIGWWAVVALVLLRVLQGLSAGAEWGGSALLSVEHSPARHRGLFGSFTQVGSSAGMLLATGAFFIVQATLTDEQFADFGWRIPFLASAALVGVGLWIRLGVEDAPEFVEHRASGGVPRAPLAELLRHHRRPLLITIGLRLGQNAIYFLVTVYMLSYLSDVRGDTTAGVTAVMIASAIGLVSTPLWSWLSDRIGRRIVSIGGYLAIGVFGWVLFAFLDTGPLALLPLIVILGVNLAHDSVYGPQAAWFAEQFPVQVRYSGVSLGYQVGSVLGGGLMPMIAALLFAAGGNSPWLIAGYLSVLAALSVVAALLAKDPARDRPGIELADLHDAPTRIRTDDIDEPDGTTTDADTDHGNRGSQPELALAATTPERTTR from the coding sequence ATGACCGACACCGACCAGGCTGCGCCACCGCGCCGCCCCACGCCGCTCGCCGGCAAGCGGCGCGTGCTCGCCTCCGCCTTCGTCGGCACCACCATCGAGTGGTACGACTTCTATCTCTACGGCACGGCATCCGCCCTCATCTTCAGCACCCAGTTCTTCCCGCAGGGCAGCGCGCTTGCGGGCACGGTCGCCTCCTTCGCCACCCTCGCGGTCGGCATCGTGGTGCGGCCGCTGGGCGGCATCATCGCCGGGCACCTGGGCGACCGGATTGGCCGCAAGTCGCTGCTGGTCGCCTCGCTGCTGCTGATGGGTGTGGCGACCGCGATCATCGGCCTGCTGCCGACCTTCGCCACGATCGGCTGGTGGGCGGTCGTCGCGCTCGTGCTGCTGCGCGTGCTGCAGGGGCTCTCGGCCGGCGCCGAGTGGGGCGGCTCCGCGCTGCTGAGCGTCGAGCACTCCCCCGCCAGGCACCGCGGGCTGTTCGGCTCGTTCACGCAGGTGGGCTCGTCGGCCGGCATGCTGCTGGCCACCGGCGCCTTCTTCATCGTGCAGGCCACCCTGACCGACGAGCAGTTCGCCGACTTCGGCTGGCGCATCCCGTTCCTCGCCTCCGCCGCGCTCGTCGGCGTGGGGCTGTGGATCCGACTGGGGGTCGAGGATGCGCCGGAGTTCGTCGAGCACCGCGCCTCGGGCGGCGTGCCGCGCGCACCCCTCGCCGAGCTGCTGCGCCACCACCGGCGGCCGCTGCTGATCACGATCGGTCTGCGGCTGGGGCAGAACGCCATCTACTTCCTCGTCACCGTCTACATGCTCAGCTACCTCAGCGACGTGCGCGGCGACACCACTGCCGGCGTCACGGCGGTGATGATCGCCTCCGCCATCGGCCTGGTCTCCACCCCGCTGTGGAGCTGGCTCTCCGACCGCATCGGCAGGCGCATCGTCTCGATCGGCGGCTACCTCGCGATCGGCGTCTTCGGCTGGGTGCTCTTCGCCTTCCTCGACACCGGGCCGCTGGCGCTGCTGCCGCTCATCGTGATCCTGGGCGTCAACCTCGCGCACGACTCGGTCTACGGCCCGCAGGCTGCGTGGTTCGCAGAGCAGTTCCCGGTGCAGGTGCGGTACTCGGGTGTGAGCCTCGGCTACCAGGTCGGCTCGGTGCTGGGCGGCGGGCTGATGCCGATGATCGCCGCGCTGCTGTTCGCGGCCGGCGGCAACTCGCCGTGGCTGATCGCCGGCTACCTGTCGGTGCTCGCCGCACTCTCGGTGGTCGCCGCCCTGCTCGCCAAGGATCCCGCGCGCGACCGACCCGGCATCGAGCTGGCAGACCTGCATGACGCGCCCACGCGCATCCGCACCGATGACATAGATGAGCCCGACGGCACCACCACCGATGCCGACACCGACCACGGCAACCGCGGCTCACAGCCCGAACTCGCGCTCGCCGCCACCACGCCCGAGAGGACCACCCGATGA
- a CDS encoding DUF1801 domain-containing protein, translating to MTTIADHDAYIAAAPQAFRPSLERLRVLLARALPEAEEIVAYGMPGFSIDGSVVASYAAFSKQCGLYLLAGAIAEHADAIAAAGLKATKTGITFSPKKPIPDDLVERLVLASRRAARTDG from the coding sequence ATGACGACGATCGCCGACCACGACGCCTACATCGCTGCGGCTCCCCAGGCCTTCCGGCCCTCGCTCGAGCGTCTGCGTGTGCTGCTGGCCCGCGCACTGCCGGAGGCGGAGGAGATCGTCGCCTACGGCATGCCGGGGTTCAGCATCGACGGCTCGGTCGTCGCGAGCTACGCGGCGTTCAGCAAGCAGTGCGGGCTGTACCTGCTCGCGGGCGCCATCGCCGAGCATGCCGATGCGATCGCGGCGGCCGGTCTGAAGGCGACCAAGACCGGCATCACCTTCTCGCCGAAGAAGCCCATCCCGGATGACCTCGTCGAACGACTGGTACTGGCGTCGCGCAGGGCTGCCAGGACTGACGGCTAG
- a CDS encoding arginase family protein, with product MDQPSTDTARRAFELIGAPYDGASTLGFPGSRYAPARIREALEWITMRVEDGQVYSLETGELHAAPVIEDGGDASIVAHDLETTLERTAARISDAVHAGHVPILLGGDDCLLYAGTKGLHDAVDGSVAIVHFDAHLDVMDENEQQGRHSQSSGMRRSLELARTSRDHSIQVGLRHFNFPSSRRYVVEEGPAQITARAFDRMGTDAAVDRILARIDGADHVHCSFDIDAIDLAFAPGCGGYEPGGLTSRQALDVITAIAPHCDSFAVTEVNPLKDHQDMTSNLAAYLVYYFAFYGQEQPAPRH from the coding sequence ATGGACCAGCCCAGCACAGACACCGCCCGCAGAGCCTTCGAGCTGATCGGCGCGCCCTACGATGGCGCCTCGACACTCGGCTTCCCCGGCTCCCGGTACGCCCCAGCGCGCATCCGCGAGGCATTGGAATGGATCACGATGCGCGTCGAGGACGGCCAGGTGTACTCGCTGGAGACTGGCGAGCTACACGCCGCGCCCGTCATCGAGGACGGCGGAGATGCATCCATCGTGGCGCACGACCTCGAGACCACCCTGGAGCGCACCGCTGCGCGGATCTCCGACGCGGTGCACGCCGGTCACGTGCCGATTCTGCTCGGCGGCGACGACTGCCTGTTGTACGCGGGCACCAAGGGGCTGCACGACGCGGTCGACGGGTCGGTCGCGATCGTGCACTTCGACGCTCACCTCGACGTGATGGATGAGAACGAGCAGCAGGGCAGGCACAGCCAGTCCAGCGGTATGCGGCGATCGCTCGAGCTGGCTCGGACGAGTCGCGACCACAGCATCCAGGTGGGCCTGCGTCATTTCAACTTCCCGTCGTCGAGACGCTATGTGGTCGAGGAGGGTCCCGCGCAGATCACGGCACGAGCATTCGATCGCATGGGCACAGATGCGGCAGTCGACCGGATCCTGGCGAGGATCGATGGCGCAGATCACGTGCACTGCAGCTTCGACATCGACGCAATCGACCTCGCCTTCGCACCGGGCTGCGGCGGCTACGAGCCTGGCGGGCTCACCTCCCGGCAGGCGCTCGACGTGATCACCGCCATCGCACCCCACTGCGACTCGTTCGCCGTCACAGAGGTCAACCCCTTGAAGGATCACCAGGACATGACCTCGAACCTGGCGGCGTACCTGGTCTACTACTTCGCCTTCTACGGCCAGGAACAGCCGGCGCCCCGGCACTGA
- a CDS encoding LLM class flavin-dependent oxidoreductase → MTRPLLLSAFDMIVPNHQSPGLWRHPESQATRFDELGYWTALARTLEEGGFSALFLADIPGVYDVYGDGIEATARGGVQYPVLDPLVAVPAMAAVTERLGFGVTASVTYESPYLLARTLSTLDHFTGGRVAWNIVTSYQDSAARNLGYERQLPHDVRYDRADEYMDVMYKLFEGSFEADAVVNDADRGVYLDPERVHPIEHRGEWFSVPGHALAHPGPQGTPFLFQAGASKRGQDFSLDHAEAIFFSGSTPQLVRRWVDGVRNGLVERGRAADAVRILSLATIVVADTDEEAEARLATYRDHVDIEGALALFGGWTGVDLSGLDPDATLEHVQTEANHSALASFTTLSPDRTWTVRDLAEFVAIGGRGPVIVGSPATVVDELERWREESGVDGFNIAAAVRPADFERFAALVTPELRRRGLLPEASALPAGATLREALSGAGPQLPADHKGAGFRRAGVAV, encoded by the coding sequence ATGACACGCCCCCTGCTGCTCAGCGCCTTCGACATGATCGTTCCCAACCACCAGTCGCCCGGGCTCTGGCGGCACCCCGAGTCGCAGGCGACCCGCTTCGACGAGCTCGGCTACTGGACGGCCCTCGCCCGCACCCTCGAGGAGGGCGGCTTCTCGGCGCTCTTCCTCGCCGACATCCCCGGCGTCTACGACGTCTACGGCGACGGCATCGAGGCGACCGCGCGCGGCGGCGTGCAGTACCCGGTGCTCGATCCGCTGGTGGCGGTGCCCGCGATGGCGGCGGTCACCGAGCGGCTCGGCTTCGGCGTCACCGCCTCGGTCACCTACGAGTCGCCCTACCTGCTGGCACGCACGCTCTCGACGCTCGACCACTTCACGGGCGGCCGGGTGGCGTGGAACATCGTCACCTCCTATCAGGATTCCGCGGCCCGCAACCTCGGCTACGAGCGGCAGCTGCCCCACGACGTGCGCTACGACCGCGCCGACGAGTACATGGACGTCATGTACAAGCTCTTCGAGGGCTCGTTCGAGGCGGATGCGGTGGTGAACGACGCAGACAGGGGCGTCTACCTCGACCCCGAGCGGGTGCATCCGATCGAGCACCGCGGCGAGTGGTTCTCGGTGCCCGGGCACGCGCTCGCGCACCCGGGGCCGCAGGGCACGCCGTTCCTGTTCCAGGCCGGTGCCTCGAAGCGCGGGCAGGACTTCTCGCTCGACCACGCCGAGGCGATCTTCTTCTCGGGCAGCACGCCGCAGCTCGTGCGCCGCTGGGTCGACGGCGTGCGGAATGGGCTCGTGGAGCGCGGCAGGGCGGCGGATGCGGTGCGCATCCTGTCGCTCGCGACGATCGTCGTCGCCGACACGGATGAGGAGGCCGAGGCGCGACTGGCGACCTACCGCGACCACGTCGACATCGAGGGCGCGCTCGCGCTCTTCGGCGGCTGGACCGGCGTCGACCTCTCAGGGCTGGACCCGGATGCGACGCTCGAGCACGTGCAGACGGAGGCGAACCACTCGGCGCTCGCGTCGTTCACGACGCTGTCGCCCGATCGCACCTGGACGGTGCGCGACCTGGCCGAGTTCGTCGCGATCGGCGGCCGGGGTCCCGTGATCGTGGGCTCGCCCGCGACGGTGGTCGACGAGCTGGAGCGCTGGCGCGAGGAGTCGGGTGTCGACGGCTTCAACATCGCGGCGGCGGTGCGACCGGCCGACTTCGAGCGCTTCGCCGCGCTCGTGACGCCCGAGCTGCGGCGGCGCGGGCTGCTGCCAGAGGCATCGGCGCTGCCCGCTGGTGCGACGCTGCGCGAGGCGCTCAGCGGCGCCGGCCCGCAGCTGCCGGCCGACCACAAGGGTGCGGGGTTCCGGCGGGCGGGGGTGGCTGTCTGA
- a CDS encoding PucR family transcriptional regulator encodes MRVTVADLVESVVGLTCVAGHSGLSAPVHWVHVFETNDPTPWLTGGEFLLTVDLGRRDDSDVAELCERLARRGVAGLGFGVGVTSDAVPAAWIRESERHGIPLLEVPFDVPFIGISRFVSDRDLQEQARRSEAMLRQQSEFAGFALSPMSAAGIVERLADQLEADAAVYLPAEDRFERLRVTAPLAGQPGEGAPFAPELLRAQVQRLLEGEQTAAIVAASGWYVHAARFAEPGAEGVGLIARRERFSALESMFIGSSMAIAELGARSRAATEERLAGLRSSALAQVWKTDSEGLRDALLRWLLGRSTDFVLAVLVEQPQSGGAARPTAPPHLPGMIAAAVSDDGVVALLPADALDLRWTPPARWSVGVSGVVDVRGFLTAKSEAVLASRAAARASAPRLDAAALLPAQRTAAIVDHDQANSLLTVIRGRLSEVDAAHSVELERALTAFLRRNGRIESAAADLGVHRQTLATRLRRAERILALDLDDPDDRATLWLALRGAAP; translated from the coding sequence ATGCGTGTCACGGTGGCCGACCTCGTGGAGTCGGTGGTGGGGCTCACCTGTGTCGCAGGTCATTCCGGTCTGAGCGCTCCCGTGCACTGGGTGCATGTCTTCGAGACCAATGACCCGACCCCGTGGCTGACCGGCGGCGAGTTCCTGCTCACCGTCGACCTGGGCCGACGTGACGACAGCGACGTCGCCGAGCTCTGCGAGCGGCTGGCGCGCCGCGGTGTCGCCGGGCTGGGGTTCGGCGTTGGCGTGACGAGCGATGCGGTGCCTGCCGCGTGGATCCGGGAGAGCGAACGGCACGGCATCCCGTTGCTCGAGGTGCCGTTCGACGTGCCGTTCATCGGCATCTCTCGATTCGTGTCGGATCGTGACCTGCAGGAGCAGGCTCGCCGGTCCGAGGCAATGCTGCGACAGCAGAGCGAGTTCGCAGGGTTCGCCCTGTCGCCGATGAGCGCGGCGGGAATCGTGGAGCGGCTCGCGGACCAACTAGAAGCAGACGCCGCGGTGTACCTGCCGGCGGAGGACAGGTTCGAGCGACTGCGGGTGACCGCCCCGCTGGCAGGGCAGCCGGGCGAAGGCGCGCCGTTCGCCCCCGAGCTCCTGCGTGCCCAAGTGCAGCGACTGCTCGAAGGCGAGCAGACGGCTGCGATCGTGGCGGCGTCGGGCTGGTACGTGCACGCTGCGCGATTCGCAGAGCCTGGCGCAGAGGGCGTCGGATTGATCGCGCGCAGGGAGCGATTCTCGGCGCTGGAGTCGATGTTCATCGGCTCGTCGATGGCGATCGCCGAGCTCGGGGCGCGGAGTCGGGCCGCAACGGAGGAGCGCCTCGCCGGTCTGCGGTCGAGCGCGCTCGCCCAGGTCTGGAAGACGGATTCCGAAGGGCTGCGCGACGCGCTGCTGCGATGGCTGCTCGGCCGGAGCACCGACTTCGTCCTGGCCGTGCTCGTCGAGCAGCCGCAGAGCGGCGGAGCGGCTAGGCCCACGGCGCCACCGCACCTCCCCGGCATGATCGCTGCGGCCGTCAGCGATGACGGGGTCGTCGCGCTGCTCCCTGCTGACGCACTCGACCTGCGCTGGACACCACCGGCGCGTTGGAGCGTGGGGGTCAGCGGCGTCGTCGACGTCCGGGGATTCCTCACCGCGAAGTCAGAGGCCGTCCTCGCCTCGCGAGCGGCTGCACGCGCATCAGCCCCGCGTCTCGATGCGGCAGCACTCCTGCCCGCGCAACGGACCGCTGCGATCGTCGACCACGACCAGGCCAATAGCCTGCTGACGGTGATCCGGGGTCGTCTCTCTGAAGTCGACGCAGCGCATTCGGTCGAGCTCGAGCGCGCACTGACAGCGTTCCTGCGCCGCAACGGTCGCATCGAGTCCGCGGCGGCCGATCTCGGCGTGCACCGGCAGACGCTGGCGACGCGGCTGCGTCGCGCGGAGCGCATCCTCGCTCTCGATCTTGACGACCCCGACGATCGCGCCACGCTGTGGTTGGCGCTCCGTGGCGCCGCGCCTTAG